A window from Gorilla gorilla gorilla isolate KB3781 chromosome 21, NHGRI_mGorGor1-v2.1_pri, whole genome shotgun sequence encodes these proteins:
- the SLC4A11 gene encoding solute carrier family 4 member 11 isoform X10, with the protein MAATTRRVFHLQPCENSPTMSQNGYFEDSTGSLGYYKCDTDDTFEAREETLGDEAFDTANSSIVSGESIRFFVNVNLEMQATNSAENEATSGGCVLLHTSRKYLKLKNFKEEIRAHRDLDGFLAQASIVLNETATSLDNVLRTMLRRFAQDPDNNEPNCNLDLLMAMLFTDAGAPMQGKVHLLSDTIQGVTATVTGVRYQQSWLCIICTMKALQKRHVCISRLVRPQNWGENSCEVRFVILVLAPPKMKSTKTAMEVARTFATMFSDIAFRQKLLETRTEEEFKEALVHQRQLLTVVSHGPVAPRMKERSTVSLPAHRHPEPPKCKDFVPFGKGIREDIARRFPLYPLDFTDGIIGKNKAVGKYITTTLFLYFACLLPTIAFGSLNDENTDGAIDVQKTIAGQSIGGLLYALFSGQPLVILLTTAPLALYIQVIRVICDDYDLDFNSFYAWTGLWNSFFLALYAFFNLSLVMSLFKRSTEEIIALFISITFVLDAVKGMVKIFWKYYYGHYLDDYHTERTSSLVSLSGLGASLNASLHTALNASFLASPTELPSATHSGQATAVLSLLIMLGTLWLGYTLYQFKKSPYLHPCVREILSDCALPIAVLAFSLISSHGFREIEMSKFRYNPSESPFAMAQIQSLSLRAISGAMGLGFLLSMLFFIEQNLVAALVNAPENRLVKGTAYHWDLLLLAIINTGLSLFGLPWIHAAYPHSPLHVRALALVEERVENGHIYDTIVNVKETRLTSLGASVLVGLSLLLLPVPLQWIPKPVLYGLFLYIALTSLDGNQLVQRVALLLKEQTAYPPTHYIRRVPQRKIHYFTGLQVLQLLLLCAFGMSSLPYMKMIFPLIMIAMIPIRYILLPRIIEAKYLDVMDAEHRP; encoded by the exons ATGGCCGCGACCACCAGGCGCGTGTTCCATCTGCAGCCGTGCG AAAACTCTCCCACCATGTCGCAGAATGGATACTTTGAGGATTCAA CTGGGTCTCTAGGCTACTACAAGTGTGACACAGATGACACCTTCGAAGCCCGAGAGGAGACCCTGGGGGATGAGGCCTTCGACACTGCCAACTCCTCCATCGTGTCTGGCGAGAGTATCCGTTTTTTTGTCAATGTCAACCTTGAGATGCAGGCCACCAACTCTG CAGAGAATGAAGCGACTTCCGGTGGCTGTGTGCTCCTGCACACCTCCCGAAAG TACCTGAAGTTAAAGAACTTCAAGGAAGAGATCCGTGCGCACCGCGACCTAGATGGCTTCCTGGCGCAGGCCAGCATCGTCCTGAACGAGACGGCCACCTCCCTGGATAACGTGCTGCGGACCATGCTTCGCCGCTTCGCCCAGGACCCTGACAACAATGAGCCCAACTGCAACCTGGACCTGCTCATGGCCATGCTCTTCACCGATGCCGGGGCACCCATGCAGGGTAAAG TCCACCTGCTGTCAGATACCATCCAAGGGGTCACCGCCACAGTGACAGGGGTGCGGTACCAGCAGTCGTGGCTCTGCATCAT CTGTACCATGAAGGCCCTACAGAAGCGGCACGTGTGCATCAGCCGCCTGGTTCGCCCACAGAACTGGGGGGAGAATTCCTGCGAGGTTCGGTTCGTCATCCTGGTGCTGGCCCCACCCAAGATG AAAAGCACTAAGACTGCGATGGAGGTGGCGCGCACCTTTGCCACCATGTTCTCGGATATCGCCTTCCGCCAGAAGCTCCTGGAGACCCGCACAGAGGAGGAATTCAAGGAGGCCTTGGTGCATCAGAGACAGCTGCTCACCGTGGTGAGCCACGGTCCAGTGGCGCCGAGAATGAAGGAACGCAGCACAGTCTCCCTCCCTGCCCACAGACACCCAGAG CCCCCAAAGTGCAAGGACTTTGTCCCTTTTGGGAAGGGCATCCGGGAGGACATCGCACGCAGGTTCCCCTTGTACCCCTTGGACTTCACTGATG GCATTATTGGGAAAAACAAGGCTGTGGGCAAATACATCACCACCACCCTGTTCCTCTACTTCGCCTGCCTCCTGCCCACCATCGCTTTCGGGTCTCTCAATGACGAGAACACAGACGGAGCCATCG ACGTGCAGAAGACCATAGCCGGGCAGAGCATCGGGGGCCTGCTCTACGCGCTCTTCTCTGGGCAGCCATTGGTGATTCTGCTGACCACCGCGCCCCTGGCGCTCTACATCCAGG TGATTCGTGTCATCTGTGATGACTATGACCTGGACTTCAACTCCTTCTACGCATGGACGGGCCTGTGGAATAGTTTCTTCCTTGCGCTTTATGCCTTTTTCAACCTCAGCCTGGTCATGAGTCTCTTCAAGAG GTCGACGGAGGAGATCATCGCCCTCTTCATTTCCATCACGTTTGTGCTGGATGCTGTCAAGGGCATGGTTAAAA TCTTCTGGAAGTACTACTATGGGCATTACTTGGACGACTATCACACAGAAAGGACTTCATCCCTTGTCAGCCTGTCAGGCCTCGGCGCCAGCCTCAACGCCAGCCTCCACACTGCCCTCAACGCCAGCTTCCTGGCCAGCCCCACGGAGCTGCCCTCGGCCACACACTCAGGCCAGGCGACCGCCGTGCTCAGCCTCCTCATCATGCTGGGCACGCTCTGGCTGGGCTACACCCTCTACCAATTCAAGAAGAG CCCCTACCTGCACCCCTGCGTGCGAGAGATCCTGTCTGACTGTGCCCTGCCCATCGCGGTGCTCGCCTTCTCCCTCATCAGCTCCCATGGCTTCCGGGAAATCGAGA TGAGCAAGTTCCGCTACAACCCCAGCGAGAGCCCCTTTGCGATGGCGCAGATCCAGTCGCTGTCCCTGAGGGCCATCAGCGGTGCCATGGGCCTCGGCTTCCTGCTGTCCATGCTCTTCTTCATCGAGCAGAACTTGGTGGCCGCCTTGGTGAATGCGCCGGAGAACAG GCTGGTGAAGGGCACTGCCTACCACTGGGACCTCCTGCTCCTCGCCATCATCAACACAGGGCTGTCTCTGTTTGGGCTGCCTTGGATCCATGCCGCCTACCCCCACTCCCCGCTGCACGTGCGAGCCCTGGCCTTAGTGGAGGAGCGTGTGGAGAACGGACACATCTATGACAC GATTGTGAACGTGAAGGAGACGCGGCTGACCTCGCTGGGCGCCAGCGTCCTGGTGGGCCTGTCCCTGTTGCTGCTGCCGGTCCCGCTTCAGTGGATCCCCAAGCCCGTGCTCTATGGCCTCTTCCTCTACATCGCGCTCACCTCCCTCGATGGCAACCAGCTCGTCCAGCGCGTGGCCCTGCTGCTCAAGGAGCAG ACTGCGTACCCCCCGACACACTACATCCGGAGGGTGCCCCAGAGGAAGATCCACTACTTCACGGGCCTGCAGGTGcttcagctgctgctgctgtgtgcCTTCGGCATGAGCTCCCTGCCCTACATGAAGATGATCTTTCCTCTCATCATGATCGCCATGATCCCCATCCG ctATATCCTGCTGCCCCGAATCATTGAAGCCAAGTACTTGGATGTCATGGATGCTGAGCACAGGCCTTGA
- the SLC4A11 gene encoding solute carrier family 4 member 11 isoform X7 gives MQPRLPPRAYIHILRPDPRGLRVWRRFPLVHAAPPVASFLRQRGTNSRDHPGPGPGRAQPPPTHVSLRYSSHPQLFSLLDQRLCLPGGRDAVPGLETVACRPPCDPGRVTGVGGTAPAMGVYGPQDRSESEKRDVQRDPPPWHRRREGERPARARSLPLAAAGQGFLRKTWISEHENSPTMSQNGYFEDSTGSLGYYKCDTDDTFEAREETLGDEAFDTANSSIVSGESIRFFVNVNLEMQATNSENEATSGGCVLLHTSRKYLKLKNFKEEIRAHRDLDGFLAQASIVLNETATSLDNVLRTMLRRFAQDPDNNEPNCNLDLLMAMLFTDAGAPMQGKVHLLSDTIQGVTATVTGVRYQQSWLCIICTMKALQKRHVCISRLVRPQNWGENSCEVRFVILVLAPPKMKSTKTAMEVARTFATMFSDIAFRQKLLETRTEEEFKEALVHQRQLLTVVSHGPVAPRMKERSTVSLPAHRHPEPPKCKDFVPFGKGIREDIARRFPLYPLDFTDGIIGKNKAVGKYITTTLFLYFACLLPTIAFGSLNDENTDGAIVIRVICDDYDLDFNSFYAWTGLWNSFFLALYAFFNLSLVMSLFKRSTEEIIALFISITFVLDAVKGMVKIFWKYYYGHYLDDYHTERTSSLVSLSGLGASLNASLHTALNASFLASPTELPSATHSGQATAVLSLLIMLGTLWLGYTLYQFKKSPYLHPCVREILSDCALPIAVLAFSLISSHGFREIEMSKFRYNPSESPFAMAQIQSLSLRAISGAMGLGFLLSMLFFIEQNLVAALVNAPENRLVKGTAYHWDLLLLAIINTGLSLFGLPWIHAAYPHSPLHVRALALVEERVENGHIYDTIVNVKETRLTSLGASVLVGLSLLLLPVPLQWIPKPVLYGLFLYIALTSLDGNQLVQRVALLLKEQTAYPPTHYIRRVPQRKIHYFTGLQVLQLLLLCAFGMSSLPYMKMIFPLIMIAMIPIRYILLPRIIEAKYLDVMDAEHRP, from the exons ATGCAGCCCCGGCTCCCGCCCCGCGCCTACATTCACATCCTGCGCCCCGACCCCCGGGGTCTCCGAGTCTGGAGGCGCTTTCCTCTCGTGCACGCGGCCCCTCCTGTCGCTTCCTTCCTCCGACAGCGAGGCACAAACAGCCGGGACCATCCGGGGCCCGGCCCAGGGAGGGCGCAGCCTCCCCCGACCCATGTGTCCCTCAGATACTCCTCCCACCCCCAATTGTTCTCCCTTTTGGACCAACGGCTCTGCCTTCCAGGCGGCCGGGACGCGGTCCCAGGACTGGAGACCGTTGCCTGTCGGCCCCCGTGTGACCCGGGGCGCGTGACGGGGGTCGGGGGAACTGCGCCTGCAATGGGCGTTTATGGCCCCCAGGACCGGTCTGAGAGTGAGAAGAGGGATGTGCAGAGAGATCCCCCGCCTTGGCATcggaggagagagggggagaggcccGCTCGGGCCCGGTCCCTTCCTCTCGCTGCAGCGGGGCAGGGTTTTCTCAGGAAAACCTGGATTAGcgaacatg AAAACTCTCCCACCATGTCGCAGAATGGATACTTTGAGGATTCAA CTGGGTCTCTAGGCTACTACAAGTGTGACACAGATGACACCTTCGAAGCCCGAGAGGAGACCCTGGGGGATGAGGCCTTCGACACTGCCAACTCCTCCATCGTGTCTGGCGAGAGTATCCGTTTTTTTGTCAATGTCAACCTTGAGATGCAGGCCACCAACTCTG AGAATGAAGCGACTTCCGGTGGCTGTGTGCTCCTGCACACCTCCCGAAAG TACCTGAAGTTAAAGAACTTCAAGGAAGAGATCCGTGCGCACCGCGACCTAGATGGCTTCCTGGCGCAGGCCAGCATCGTCCTGAACGAGACGGCCACCTCCCTGGATAACGTGCTGCGGACCATGCTTCGCCGCTTCGCCCAGGACCCTGACAACAATGAGCCCAACTGCAACCTGGACCTGCTCATGGCCATGCTCTTCACCGATGCCGGGGCACCCATGCAGGGTAAAG TCCACCTGCTGTCAGATACCATCCAAGGGGTCACCGCCACAGTGACAGGGGTGCGGTACCAGCAGTCGTGGCTCTGCATCAT CTGTACCATGAAGGCCCTACAGAAGCGGCACGTGTGCATCAGCCGCCTGGTTCGCCCACAGAACTGGGGGGAGAATTCCTGCGAGGTTCGGTTCGTCATCCTGGTGCTGGCCCCACCCAAGATG AAAAGCACTAAGACTGCGATGGAGGTGGCGCGCACCTTTGCCACCATGTTCTCGGATATCGCCTTCCGCCAGAAGCTCCTGGAGACCCGCACAGAGGAGGAATTCAAGGAGGCCTTGGTGCATCAGAGACAGCTGCTCACCGTGGTGAGCCACGGTCCAGTGGCGCCGAGAATGAAGGAACGCAGCACAGTCTCCCTCCCTGCCCACAGACACCCAGAG CCCCCAAAGTGCAAGGACTTTGTCCCTTTTGGGAAGGGCATCCGGGAGGACATCGCACGCAGGTTCCCCTTGTACCCCTTGGACTTCACTGATG GCATTATTGGGAAAAACAAGGCTGTGGGCAAATACATCACCACCACCCTGTTCCTCTACTTCGCCTGCCTCCTGCCCACCATCGCTTTCGGGTCTCTCAATGACGAGAACACAGACGGAGCCATCG TGATTCGTGTCATCTGTGATGACTATGACCTGGACTTCAACTCCTTCTACGCATGGACGGGCCTGTGGAATAGTTTCTTCCTTGCGCTTTATGCCTTTTTCAACCTCAGCCTGGTCATGAGTCTCTTCAAGAG GTCGACGGAGGAGATCATCGCCCTCTTCATTTCCATCACGTTTGTGCTGGATGCTGTCAAGGGCATGGTTAAAA TCTTCTGGAAGTACTACTATGGGCATTACTTGGACGACTATCACACAGAAAGGACTTCATCCCTTGTCAGCCTGTCAGGCCTCGGCGCCAGCCTCAACGCCAGCCTCCACACTGCCCTCAACGCCAGCTTCCTGGCCAGCCCCACGGAGCTGCCCTCGGCCACACACTCAGGCCAGGCGACCGCCGTGCTCAGCCTCCTCATCATGCTGGGCACGCTCTGGCTGGGCTACACCCTCTACCAATTCAAGAAGAG CCCCTACCTGCACCCCTGCGTGCGAGAGATCCTGTCTGACTGTGCCCTGCCCATCGCGGTGCTCGCCTTCTCCCTCATCAGCTCCCATGGCTTCCGGGAAATCGAGA TGAGCAAGTTCCGCTACAACCCCAGCGAGAGCCCCTTTGCGATGGCGCAGATCCAGTCGCTGTCCCTGAGGGCCATCAGCGGTGCCATGGGCCTCGGCTTCCTGCTGTCCATGCTCTTCTTCATCGAGCAGAACTTGGTGGCCGCCTTGGTGAATGCGCCGGAGAACAG GCTGGTGAAGGGCACTGCCTACCACTGGGACCTCCTGCTCCTCGCCATCATCAACACAGGGCTGTCTCTGTTTGGGCTGCCTTGGATCCATGCCGCCTACCCCCACTCCCCGCTGCACGTGCGAGCCCTGGCCTTAGTGGAGGAGCGTGTGGAGAACGGACACATCTATGACAC GATTGTGAACGTGAAGGAGACGCGGCTGACCTCGCTGGGCGCCAGCGTCCTGGTGGGCCTGTCCCTGTTGCTGCTGCCGGTCCCGCTTCAGTGGATCCCCAAGCCCGTGCTCTATGGCCTCTTCCTCTACATCGCGCTCACCTCCCTCGATGGCAACCAGCTCGTCCAGCGCGTGGCCCTGCTGCTCAAGGAGCAG ACTGCGTACCCCCCGACACACTACATCCGGAGGGTGCCCCAGAGGAAGATCCACTACTTCACGGGCCTGCAGGTGcttcagctgctgctgctgtgtgcCTTCGGCATGAGCTCCCTGCCCTACATGAAGATGATCTTTCCTCTCATCATGATCGCCATGATCCCCATCCG ctATATCCTGCTGCCCCGAATCATTGAAGCCAAGTACTTGGATGTCATGGATGCTGAGCACAGGCCTTGA
- the SLC4A11 gene encoding solute carrier family 4 member 11 isoform X4, with product MQPRLPPRAYIHILRPDPRGLRVWRRFPLVHAAPPVASFLRQRGTNSRDHPGPGPGRAQPPPTHVSLRYSSHPQLFSLLDQRLCLPGGRDAVPGLETVACRPPCDPGRVTGVGGTAPAMGVYGPQDRSESEKRDVQRDPPPWHRRREGERPARARSLPLAAAGQGFLRKTWISEHENSPTMSQNGYFEDSTGSLGYYKCDTDDTFEAREETLGDEAFDTANSSIVSGESIRFFVNVNLEMQATNSENEATSGGCVLLHTSRKYLKLKNFKEEIRAHRDLDGFLAQASIVLNETATSLDNVLRTMLRRFAQDPDNNEPNCNLDLLMAMLFTDAGAPMQGKVHLLSDTIQGVTATVTGVRYQQSWLCIICTMKALQKRHVCISRLVRPQNWGENSCEVRFVILVLAPPKMKSTKTAMEVARTFATMFSDIAFRQKLLETRTEEEFKEALVHQRQLLTVVSHGPVAPRMKERSTVSLPAHRHPEPPKCKDFVPFGKGIREDIARRFPLYPLDFTDGIIGKNKAVGKYITTTLFLYFACLLPTIAFGSLNDENTDGAIDVQKTIAGQSIGGLLYALFSGQPLVILLTTAPLALYIQVIRVICDDYDLDFNSFYAWTGLWNSFFLALYAFFNLSLVMSLFKRSTEEIIALFISITFVLDAVKGMVKIFWKYYYGHYLDDYHTERTSSLVSLSGLGASLNASLHTALNASFLASPTELPSATHSGQATAVLSLLIMLGTLWLGYTLYQFKKSPYLHPCVREILSDCALPIAVLAFSLISSHGFREIEMSKFRYNPSESPFAMAQIQSLSLRAISGAMGLGFLLSMLFFIEQNLVAALVNAPENRLVKGTAYHWDLLLLAIINTGLSLFGLPWIHAAYPHSPLHVRALALVEERVENGHIYDTIVNVKETRLTSLGASVLVGLSLLLLPVPLQWIPKPVLYGLFLYIALTSLDGNQLVQRVALLLKEQTAYPPTHYIRRVPQRKIHYFTGLQVLQLLLLCAFGMSSLPYMKMIFPLIMIAMIPIRYILLPRIIEAKYLDVMDAEHRP from the exons ATGCAGCCCCGGCTCCCGCCCCGCGCCTACATTCACATCCTGCGCCCCGACCCCCGGGGTCTCCGAGTCTGGAGGCGCTTTCCTCTCGTGCACGCGGCCCCTCCTGTCGCTTCCTTCCTCCGACAGCGAGGCACAAACAGCCGGGACCATCCGGGGCCCGGCCCAGGGAGGGCGCAGCCTCCCCCGACCCATGTGTCCCTCAGATACTCCTCCCACCCCCAATTGTTCTCCCTTTTGGACCAACGGCTCTGCCTTCCAGGCGGCCGGGACGCGGTCCCAGGACTGGAGACCGTTGCCTGTCGGCCCCCGTGTGACCCGGGGCGCGTGACGGGGGTCGGGGGAACTGCGCCTGCAATGGGCGTTTATGGCCCCCAGGACCGGTCTGAGAGTGAGAAGAGGGATGTGCAGAGAGATCCCCCGCCTTGGCATcggaggagagagggggagaggcccGCTCGGGCCCGGTCCCTTCCTCTCGCTGCAGCGGGGCAGGGTTTTCTCAGGAAAACCTGGATTAGcgaacatg AAAACTCTCCCACCATGTCGCAGAATGGATACTTTGAGGATTCAA CTGGGTCTCTAGGCTACTACAAGTGTGACACAGATGACACCTTCGAAGCCCGAGAGGAGACCCTGGGGGATGAGGCCTTCGACACTGCCAACTCCTCCATCGTGTCTGGCGAGAGTATCCGTTTTTTTGTCAATGTCAACCTTGAGATGCAGGCCACCAACTCTG AGAATGAAGCGACTTCCGGTGGCTGTGTGCTCCTGCACACCTCCCGAAAG TACCTGAAGTTAAAGAACTTCAAGGAAGAGATCCGTGCGCACCGCGACCTAGATGGCTTCCTGGCGCAGGCCAGCATCGTCCTGAACGAGACGGCCACCTCCCTGGATAACGTGCTGCGGACCATGCTTCGCCGCTTCGCCCAGGACCCTGACAACAATGAGCCCAACTGCAACCTGGACCTGCTCATGGCCATGCTCTTCACCGATGCCGGGGCACCCATGCAGGGTAAAG TCCACCTGCTGTCAGATACCATCCAAGGGGTCACCGCCACAGTGACAGGGGTGCGGTACCAGCAGTCGTGGCTCTGCATCAT CTGTACCATGAAGGCCCTACAGAAGCGGCACGTGTGCATCAGCCGCCTGGTTCGCCCACAGAACTGGGGGGAGAATTCCTGCGAGGTTCGGTTCGTCATCCTGGTGCTGGCCCCACCCAAGATG AAAAGCACTAAGACTGCGATGGAGGTGGCGCGCACCTTTGCCACCATGTTCTCGGATATCGCCTTCCGCCAGAAGCTCCTGGAGACCCGCACAGAGGAGGAATTCAAGGAGGCCTTGGTGCATCAGAGACAGCTGCTCACCGTGGTGAGCCACGGTCCAGTGGCGCCGAGAATGAAGGAACGCAGCACAGTCTCCCTCCCTGCCCACAGACACCCAGAG CCCCCAAAGTGCAAGGACTTTGTCCCTTTTGGGAAGGGCATCCGGGAGGACATCGCACGCAGGTTCCCCTTGTACCCCTTGGACTTCACTGATG GCATTATTGGGAAAAACAAGGCTGTGGGCAAATACATCACCACCACCCTGTTCCTCTACTTCGCCTGCCTCCTGCCCACCATCGCTTTCGGGTCTCTCAATGACGAGAACACAGACGGAGCCATCG ACGTGCAGAAGACCATAGCCGGGCAGAGCATCGGGGGCCTGCTCTACGCGCTCTTCTCTGGGCAGCCATTGGTGATTCTGCTGACCACCGCGCCCCTGGCGCTCTACATCCAGG TGATTCGTGTCATCTGTGATGACTATGACCTGGACTTCAACTCCTTCTACGCATGGACGGGCCTGTGGAATAGTTTCTTCCTTGCGCTTTATGCCTTTTTCAACCTCAGCCTGGTCATGAGTCTCTTCAAGAG GTCGACGGAGGAGATCATCGCCCTCTTCATTTCCATCACGTTTGTGCTGGATGCTGTCAAGGGCATGGTTAAAA TCTTCTGGAAGTACTACTATGGGCATTACTTGGACGACTATCACACAGAAAGGACTTCATCCCTTGTCAGCCTGTCAGGCCTCGGCGCCAGCCTCAACGCCAGCCTCCACACTGCCCTCAACGCCAGCTTCCTGGCCAGCCCCACGGAGCTGCCCTCGGCCACACACTCAGGCCAGGCGACCGCCGTGCTCAGCCTCCTCATCATGCTGGGCACGCTCTGGCTGGGCTACACCCTCTACCAATTCAAGAAGAG CCCCTACCTGCACCCCTGCGTGCGAGAGATCCTGTCTGACTGTGCCCTGCCCATCGCGGTGCTCGCCTTCTCCCTCATCAGCTCCCATGGCTTCCGGGAAATCGAGA TGAGCAAGTTCCGCTACAACCCCAGCGAGAGCCCCTTTGCGATGGCGCAGATCCAGTCGCTGTCCCTGAGGGCCATCAGCGGTGCCATGGGCCTCGGCTTCCTGCTGTCCATGCTCTTCTTCATCGAGCAGAACTTGGTGGCCGCCTTGGTGAATGCGCCGGAGAACAG GCTGGTGAAGGGCACTGCCTACCACTGGGACCTCCTGCTCCTCGCCATCATCAACACAGGGCTGTCTCTGTTTGGGCTGCCTTGGATCCATGCCGCCTACCCCCACTCCCCGCTGCACGTGCGAGCCCTGGCCTTAGTGGAGGAGCGTGTGGAGAACGGACACATCTATGACAC GATTGTGAACGTGAAGGAGACGCGGCTGACCTCGCTGGGCGCCAGCGTCCTGGTGGGCCTGTCCCTGTTGCTGCTGCCGGTCCCGCTTCAGTGGATCCCCAAGCCCGTGCTCTATGGCCTCTTCCTCTACATCGCGCTCACCTCCCTCGATGGCAACCAGCTCGTCCAGCGCGTGGCCCTGCTGCTCAAGGAGCAG ACTGCGTACCCCCCGACACACTACATCCGGAGGGTGCCCCAGAGGAAGATCCACTACTTCACGGGCCTGCAGGTGcttcagctgctgctgctgtgtgcCTTCGGCATGAGCTCCCTGCCCTACATGAAGATGATCTTTCCTCTCATCATGATCGCCATGATCCCCATCCG ctATATCCTGCTGCCCCGAATCATTGAAGCCAAGTACTTGGATGTCATGGATGCTGAGCACAGGCCTTGA